In Paenibacillus sp. FSL R7-0345, a single window of DNA contains:
- the glpX gene encoding class II fructose-bisphosphatase — MERELALEIVRVTELGALSSARWIGRGDKNAADDAATTAIRSMFDSVSIDGTVVIGEGEMDEAPMLYIGERVGTKNGPAVDVAVDPLEGTEVVACGLHNAQSVIAIADRGSLLHAPDIYMEKLACGPELAGKLSLDDSAEVTLRKASMITGKALSELTVMVLDRKRHEDLISTLRQLGVRIKLLGHGDVAGAIAAALPDSDVDLYMGSGGAPEGVLAAAALKCLGGELQGRLLPEGPFELQRCLMMGLDDPARVLSMEDMVGTGDVIFAATGVTSGEFLNGVRFIGKERAETHSVIMRAQSRTIRYIRSIHFLPGKDIPQGASDRQNVAFM; from the coding sequence ATGGAACGCGAATTGGCACTGGAGATTGTACGGGTAACGGAACTGGGCGCTTTATCCTCAGCACGCTGGATTGGCCGGGGCGACAAGAACGCGGCGGATGATGCCGCCACAACAGCCATTCGTTCCATGTTTGATTCCGTCTCCATTGACGGAACCGTCGTGATCGGCGAAGGCGAAATGGATGAGGCACCGATGCTCTATATCGGCGAGCGTGTTGGTACCAAAAACGGCCCTGCTGTAGATGTAGCCGTTGACCCGCTTGAAGGAACAGAGGTCGTAGCCTGCGGGCTGCATAACGCCCAGTCGGTTATCGCGATTGCCGACCGCGGCAGCCTGCTGCATGCGCCGGATATCTACATGGAGAAGCTGGCCTGCGGCCCCGAGCTGGCCGGCAAGCTCAGCCTGGACGATTCCGCCGAGGTTACGCTGCGCAAAGCGAGCATGATTACAGGCAAAGCGCTGTCCGAGCTGACCGTGATGGTGCTCGACCGCAAGCGCCATGAAGATCTGATCAGCACCCTGCGCCAGCTGGGCGTGCGGATCAAGCTGCTCGGCCACGGCGATGTGGCCGGAGCCATCGCTGCAGCACTGCCCGACAGCGATGTCGATCTGTACATGGGCAGCGGCGGAGCGCCGGAAGGCGTACTGGCCGCCGCTGCCCTGAAATGCCTCGGCGGCGAGCTGCAGGGCCGGCTCCTGCCGGAAGGCCCGTTCGAGCTGCAGCGCTGCCTGATGATGGGGCTCGATGATCCGGCCCGCGTGCTGTCGATGGAGGATATGGTCGGCACCGGCGATGTGATCTTTGCGGCTACCGGCGTTACCTCCGGCGAGTTTCTGAATGGTGTGCGTTTCATCGGCAAGGAGCGCGCCGAGACGCATTCGGTCATTATGCGGGCACAGAGCCGGACGATCCGCTACATCCGCAGCATTCATTTTCTGCCCGGCAAGGATATTCCGCAAGGCGCATCTGACCGGCAGAACGTTGCTTTTATGTAA
- a CDS encoding pyruvate, water dikinase regulatory protein, which translates to MEQSSHYITICSDSIGDTAEAVVQAVIHQFQNQRVTIRRYGNVRHEDELRKLMEETAQLQGFVAYTLVQPELREMIREEAVRLDLRIVDIMGPMMQAFIDTFDDAPQARPGLLHQLDENYFRRIEAIEFTVACDDGRDLGAMLKADIVLLGMSRTSKTPLSIFLAHRGKKVVNYPVVPEIAPPQQLLSLPPSRIIGLTMKPEYMLKIRSERLKMLGLPAGSQYASLERIHEEMEYAAVLFKKLGCPVIDITDKAIEETAGIIMGHL; encoded by the coding sequence ATGGAGCAATCTTCGCACTACATCACGATATGCTCGGATTCAATAGGCGATACGGCAGAAGCAGTAGTGCAGGCCGTTATTCACCAGTTCCAGAATCAGCGTGTCACGATCAGGAGATACGGCAATGTAAGGCATGAGGATGAACTCCGCAAGCTGATGGAGGAAACGGCGCAGCTGCAGGGTTTTGTCGCTTATACACTGGTGCAGCCTGAGCTGCGGGAGATGATCCGCGAGGAAGCGGTCCGGCTGGACCTGCGGATTGTGGACATTATGGGCCCGATGATGCAGGCCTTCATCGATACCTTCGATGATGCGCCGCAGGCCCGCCCCGGGCTGCTGCACCAGCTTGATGAGAACTATTTCCGGCGGATCGAGGCTATCGAGTTCACCGTTGCCTGCGATGACGGCCGTGACCTGGGCGCGATGCTGAAGGCCGATATCGTGCTGCTGGGCATGTCCCGCACCTCCAAGACACCGCTCAGCATTTTCCTGGCCCACCGCGGTAAAAAGGTTGTCAATTATCCGGTCGTACCGGAGATTGCTCCGCCGCAGCAGCTTCTGAGCCTGCCGCCGAGCCGGATTATCGGCCTGACGATGAAGCCGGAATATATGCTGAAGATCCGCTCCGAGCGCCTGAAGATGCTGGGCCTGCCTGCCGGGTCACAATACGCCAGCCTGGAGCGGATTCATGAAGAAATGGAATACGCCGCGGTGCTGTTCAAGAAGCTGGGCTGTCCAGTAATTGACATCACCGATAAGGCAATAGAGGAAACCGCCGGCATCATTATGGGCCATCTATAA
- a CDS encoding helix-turn-helix transcriptional regulator, whose product MEGPAIELTSRQLQIIEIVKKRAPISGDQIAESLNLSRPTIRNDLSILVMLEYIDAKPKVGYFPGQRSVAHLGSGYLLRETKVKDIQSIPVVIRETTTIQDAVVTLFLQDVGTLIICDGDGRLAGVASRKDFLKVTLGNPGAVSMPISMVMTRVPKVVTVSPDEPVLDAAHKMIFHEVDSLPVVVPGGTEDSVPGLAVTGRLTKTSIVKLLLDLEAKG is encoded by the coding sequence ATGGAGGGACCCGCAATCGAACTGACATCCCGGCAACTGCAAATTATTGAAATTGTAAAAAAACGAGCACCCATCTCCGGCGACCAGATCGCCGAAAGCCTGAACCTCAGCCGCCCGACGATCCGCAATGACCTGTCCATTCTGGTCATGCTGGAATACATCGACGCCAAGCCAAAGGTCGGCTATTTTCCCGGCCAGCGCTCTGTCGCACATCTGGGCAGCGGCTATCTGCTGCGTGAAACGAAGGTCAAGGATATTCAGAGTATCCCGGTAGTCATCCGTGAGACAACCACGATCCAGGATGCTGTCGTTACCCTGTTCCTGCAGGATGTCGGCACCCTGATTATCTGCGACGGGGACGGCAGGCTGGCCGGAGTCGCTTCGCGCAAGGATTTTCTGAAGGTAACGCTCGGCAATCCAGGTGCGGTATCCATGCCGATCAGCATGGTCATGACCCGGGTGCCCAAGGTAGTAACGGTATCGCCTGATGAGCCGGTGCTGGATGCTGCACATAAAATGATTTTTCACGAGGTAGACAGCTTGCCGGTAGTCGTACCGGGCGGCACGGAAGATTCTGTCCCTGGACTTGCAGTAACCGGACGGCTGACCAAAACTTCCATTGTTAAGCTGCTCCTCGATCTCGAAGCCAAAGGATAA
- a CDS encoding EamA family transporter, protein MIMLAYSLVCLIFGTTFLAIKIGVDAGLPPFFSAGIRFFLAGAVLFLWMVIKGKASFSLLLRKEMLITGAALTFGTFSALYWAEQYVSSGLAAVLSATGPMMILLMQTAFLRQKAPSYSLYGCIIGFTGVLLLVLPSLVVDVSPLWITGCIVVLIGECCYAAGAIYSKKVITAFSGVSPVALNAAQMMYGGVLLFILSLATEQWHPEVLLSLTTTGSLLYLTVIGSMVGHTLFYWLVAKTNPVFPSTWLYISPPIAVGVGYLFYNEAVTWITLLGVFTIIAGTVLVNAGALKELLFKKKRQPAVLPVPQLDAAAQE, encoded by the coding sequence ATGATTATGCTTGCTTATTCACTCGTCTGTCTGATTTTCGGTACTACCTTTCTCGCGATCAAAATCGGTGTAGACGCCGGATTACCGCCCTTCTTCTCTGCCGGAATCCGCTTCTTTCTGGCCGGTGCCGTCCTGTTTCTCTGGATGGTCATCAAAGGCAAAGCCAGCTTCTCCCTGCTCCTGCGCAAAGAAATGCTGATTACCGGCGCCGCCCTCACCTTCGGTACCTTCTCCGCACTCTACTGGGCCGAGCAATATGTATCGTCAGGACTCGCCGCCGTGCTGTCGGCTACCGGGCCGATGATGATCCTGCTGATGCAGACCGCTTTTCTCCGCCAAAAAGCACCCTCCTACTCTCTGTACGGCTGCATCATCGGCTTCACTGGCGTACTGCTGCTCGTACTGCCAAGCCTTGTGGTGGACGTGTCCCCGCTATGGATCACCGGCTGTATTGTCGTACTAATCGGAGAATGCTGTTACGCAGCCGGAGCCATTTATTCGAAAAAAGTGATCACTGCCTTTTCCGGTGTCTCGCCCGTTGCCTTGAATGCCGCACAGATGATGTACGGAGGTGTTCTGCTGTTCATTTTGTCGCTGGCTACTGAACAATGGCATCCTGAGGTCCTGCTCTCGCTCACAACCACCGGCTCTCTGCTCTACCTGACCGTAATCGGCTCCATGGTTGGACATACCCTGTTCTACTGGCTGGTCGCCAAGACAAATCCCGTCTTCCCGTCCACCTGGCTGTACATCTCGCCGCCGATTGCCGTTGGTGTGGGTTATCTGTTCTACAATGAGGCCGTGACCTGGATTACGCTGCTTGGCGTGTTCACCATCATCGCCGGAACGGTGCTCGTGAACGCCGGTGCGCTGAAAGAGCTATTGTTTAAAAAGAAACGCCAGCCCGCCGTCCTTCCCGTTCCGCAACTCGATGCTGCTGCGCAGGAATAA
- a CDS encoding PLP-dependent aminotransferase family protein, translating into MKQPVNMEQNHPLFRQVYDYMVNRIMREEWRVHDKLPSIRMLAEELQVHRLTVFKAYRELASSGRVYVKDKSGYYVAPAGMLREEPAAEAAAGGPAYSLTNPMSDIQRMPVQYQFSQALIDPGLLPNLFLSDYVKKVFDLYPKVMGTYSSVQGDLELRGVLSRHYQEHFKLQLSPAELLITSGAQQAINLIAGLVLGPMDYVLVERPTYSVALDIFRRAGARLLPVTITPEGYDLEAVEELMRTCRPRMFYINPTHHNPTGYTVPARQRKLLVELAERYRCLLVEDDPFRDIYFGEAPPAPFFAYDTEGWVIYISSFSKYVAPGLRICAVACRHPFMERLITAKSMADNGSPLLNQKIFLHYYTSPRLQQHLGKLRIALQVHKEIMEEELAGSGWEWSAPEGGLNLWIKLPESVSAAALFQHSMEQSISFVPGELCDPLGEMTSWLRLSYSFASENVLREGMRKLVRLAREL; encoded by the coding sequence ATGAAACAACCGGTCAACATGGAGCAGAATCATCCGCTTTTCCGGCAGGTTTATGATTATATGGTGAACCGGATTATGCGGGAGGAATGGAGGGTGCATGACAAGCTGCCGTCGATCCGGATGCTGGCTGAGGAGCTGCAGGTGCACCGGCTGACTGTTTTTAAGGCGTACCGGGAGCTGGCCAGCAGCGGCAGAGTCTATGTAAAAGACAAATCCGGCTATTATGTGGCGCCTGCCGGCATGCTGCGGGAGGAGCCTGCGGCCGAAGCAGCTGCCGGGGGGCCCGCTTATTCGCTGACCAATCCCATGTCCGATATTCAGCGGATGCCGGTCCAGTACCAGTTCTCGCAGGCGCTGATCGATCCGGGTCTGCTGCCGAACCTGTTTCTGTCTGATTATGTTAAAAAAGTGTTCGACCTCTATCCCAAGGTCATGGGCACGTATTCTTCTGTTCAGGGCGATCTTGAGCTGCGCGGCGTGCTGAGCCGGCATTATCAGGAGCACTTCAAGCTGCAGCTGTCGCCTGCTGAACTGCTGATTACCTCAGGGGCCCAGCAGGCGATCAATCTGATTGCCGGTCTGGTGCTCGGGCCGATGGATTATGTGCTGGTGGAGCGGCCGACGTATAGTGTGGCCCTGGATATTTTCCGCCGGGCGGGTGCCCGGCTGCTGCCGGTTACGATCACGCCGGAGGGCTATGACCTGGAGGCGGTCGAGGAGCTGATGCGCACCTGCCGGCCGCGGATGTTCTACATCAACCCGACCCATCATAATCCGACCGGCTACACCGTGCCGGCGCGCCAGCGTAAGCTGCTGGTGGAGCTGGCCGAGCGGTACCGCTGCCTGCTGGTCGAGGATGACCCTTTCCGCGACATCTATTTCGGCGAGGCGCCGCCGGCGCCGTTCTTCGCCTACGATACGGAAGGCTGGGTCATCTACATCAGCAGCTTCAGCAAATACGTGGCGCCGGGCCTGCGGATCTGCGCGGTGGCCTGCCGCCATCCGTTCATGGAGCGGCTGATTACGGCCAAGTCGATGGCCGACAACGGCTCGCCGCTGCTGAACCAGAAAATCTTCCTGCACTACTACACCTCGCCGCGCCTGCAGCAGCATCTGGGCAAGCTGCGGATTGCGCTGCAGGTGCATAAGGAGATTATGGAGGAGGAGCTGGCCGGCAGCGGCTGGGAGTGGAGCGCGCCGGAGGGCGGGCTGAACCTGTGGATTAAGCTGCCGGAGTCCGTCTCCGCTGCCGCGCTGTTCCAGCACAGCATGGAGCAGTCCATCTCCTTCGTTCCGGGTGAGCTGTGCGACCCGCTCGGGGAGATGACCTCCTGGCTGCGGCTCAGCTATTCCTTCGCCAGTGAGAACGTGCTGCGCGAGGGGATGCGCAAGCTGGTGCGGCTGGCGCGGGAGCTGTGA
- the cysC gene encoding adenylyl-sulfate kinase, whose translation MRADGESSGIAQVGAAAVADDRTGAVCDQAAAQGNDESGAAHDDAAYRVDDGTAVASNWPDVGAGVTTDGSVSRADVGAGVTCDGRTTGVADQGMTIWLTGLSGAGKSTIASMLTDRLTKLGIAAEWLDGDELRRALGKGLGFSREDRFENIRRAVYLADMLNRHGVVTVVSLISPYTEMRDYARQTLPRFAEVYVDCALEVCESRDVKGLYAKARRSEIPSFTGISDPYEIPPGPELTLHTAGQTPEESVNTLLAWLTEHTSLKLNQ comes from the coding sequence ATGAGAGCAGATGGTGAAAGTTCCGGAATAGCTCAGGTCGGTGCAGCGGCTGTAGCAGATGATAGGACTGGGGCGGTTTGCGATCAGGCGGCAGCTCAAGGAAATGATGAGTCAGGAGCGGCTCACGATGATGCTGCATACCGGGTTGATGACGGAACTGCTGTCGCGTCCAACTGGCCGGATGTTGGGGCTGGAGTGACTACAGATGGTTCGGTAAGCCGGGCGGATGTTGGGGCTGGAGTGACTTGTGACGGGAGGACAACCGGCGTCGCTGATCAAGGCATGACAATCTGGCTGACCGGTCTGTCCGGCGCTGGCAAATCGACCATTGCCTCTATGCTGACGGACAGGCTGACCAAATTAGGCATTGCCGCTGAGTGGCTGGACGGAGACGAACTGAGACGCGCGCTCGGCAAAGGACTCGGCTTCAGCCGGGAGGACCGGTTCGAGAATATCCGCCGGGCGGTGTACCTTGCTGACATGCTTAACCGTCATGGTGTGGTTACTGTAGTCTCACTCATCAGCCCTTACACGGAGATGCGTGACTATGCCCGTCAGACTCTTCCGCGTTTCGCTGAAGTCTATGTAGACTGTGCATTAGAGGTCTGCGAATCCCGGGACGTCAAGGGACTGTATGCCAAAGCCCGCCGCAGCGAAATTCCCTCGTTCACCGGTATTTCCGATCCTTATGAGATACCGCCCGGTCCCGAGCTGACGCTCCACACAGCCGGTCAGACGCCGGAGGAAAGTGTTAACACACTATTAGCCTGGCTTACGGAACACACTTCTCTAAAACTAAATCAATAA
- a CDS encoding STM4011 family radical SAM protein has product MNAVLYYRGALTSCNYDCPYCPFGKTRDSAATLAKDREGVEAFVRWAAEQGEAGHRLSIFFNPYGEGLIHRWYRDALVTLSRLPHVDKVAIQTNLSANLAFLPELNPAKASFWATYHPGQVSEDKFLAQCMAVHRQGVPLSVGSVGIRSAFPAIASLRAALPDEVYLWVNAYKDKPDYYTPEDLAFLSGIDPHFRINAADYDSLGRSCNAGKHVFYVQGAGTVKRCYKDRGVIGNLYRDGLEGLAAERSCRMKVCDCYIGYIHMPELQLEQVYGRGLLERIPYGITEVRV; this is encoded by the coding sequence ATGAATGCGGTGCTCTACTATAGAGGAGCCCTCACCTCCTGCAATTATGACTGCCCCTACTGCCCGTTCGGCAAAACCAGAGACAGCGCAGCAACACTGGCCAAAGACCGCGAAGGCGTTGAGGCCTTTGTCCGGTGGGCTGCGGAGCAGGGTGAAGCGGGGCACCGGCTGTCTATCTTTTTTAATCCTTATGGCGAAGGCTTGATCCACCGCTGGTACAGAGATGCGCTTGTTACCCTTTCCCGCCTCCCGCATGTAGACAAGGTTGCGATTCAGACCAATTTGTCGGCTAACCTTGCTTTTCTGCCGGAACTGAACCCTGCCAAAGCCTCCTTCTGGGCTACCTATCACCCGGGACAGGTTAGTGAGGATAAATTTCTGGCCCAGTGCATGGCTGTCCATCGGCAGGGGGTTCCGCTTAGTGTGGGCAGTGTGGGCATCCGCAGCGCTTTTCCGGCGATTGCTTCGCTGCGGGCCGCCCTGCCGGACGAAGTCTACCTGTGGGTGAACGCCTACAAAGACAAGCCGGATTACTATACACCTGAGGATCTCGCTTTTCTTAGCGGTATTGATCCGCATTTTCGTATTAATGCCGCCGACTATGACAGCCTGGGCAGAAGCTGCAATGCCGGCAAACATGTTTTTTATGTCCAGGGCGCCGGCACCGTAAAACGCTGTTATAAAGACCGTGGTGTCATCGGCAATCTTTACCGCGACGGACTTGAGGGACTCGCTGCTGAACGGAGCTGCCGGATGAAGGTCTGCGACTGCTACATCGGATACATCCATATGCCCGAACTCCAGCTGGAGCAGGTATACGGCCGGGGTCTGCTTGAGCGGATCCCTTATGGGATAACGGAGGTGAGAGTATGA
- a CDS encoding STM4012 family radical SAM protein → MTSTGNFLQQPSTNDVRPSLSSGEAEQWKQQITANPYRNYLYSYPHKTAYRDFQPPVSLEQLWLNEPAETFFLYMHIPFCGARCGFCNLFTLPDKRADVHARYVDALERQARQWSAFTGHKPYARFAIGGGTPTLLAAPQLSRLFRIAREIMGLDTSRASISVETSPETITEEKLSILKDNTVDRVSMGIQSFVAAESAAIYRPQNPEVVYQALELLGRYQFPILNLDLIYGLPGQTVDSWLYSLGQALLHEPQEIFIYPLYTREHTIVKPGDLLRHEDLRHECYIAACRLLAEHGYRQYSMRRFAKEEAGTDKAILDYSCQEEGMVGLGCGARSYTREVHYASRYGVSRKATESIIADYVSAERYDTADYGIVLSLAEQKRRFILKAILHSEGLRLADYSERFSTSLWDDYPELGLLLESGLGELQYEDRSVELLEDQHGDQGVTQNDARDTIQDDEHRDAQRGDQNDILRLTPEGLGYSDSIGDWFISGDIRERMEGFILP, encoded by the coding sequence ATGACGTCTACCGGCAACTTTTTGCAGCAACCCAGTACAAATGACGTAAGACCGTCTCTCTCTTCGGGGGAGGCCGAGCAATGGAAACAGCAGATCACCGCTAATCCGTACCGCAATTATCTCTACTCTTATCCGCACAAAACCGCGTACCGCGATTTCCAGCCGCCCGTTTCTCTGGAGCAGCTGTGGCTCAATGAGCCTGCGGAAACGTTCTTTCTATATATGCATATCCCGTTCTGCGGCGCACGCTGCGGCTTCTGCAACCTGTTCACCCTGCCGGACAAGCGTGCTGATGTTCATGCCCGCTATGTTGATGCGCTGGAGCGGCAGGCCCGGCAGTGGTCGGCCTTTACCGGCCATAAGCCTTATGCCCGGTTTGCCATCGGCGGCGGTACGCCGACCCTGCTGGCTGCACCGCAGCTGAGCCGGCTGTTCCGGATTGCCCGGGAAATTATGGGCCTGGACACCTCCCGGGCTTCGATCTCGGTGGAAACCTCTCCTGAGACGATTACGGAAGAAAAGCTGTCTATCCTCAAAGACAACACCGTCGACCGCGTCAGCATGGGGATTCAGAGCTTTGTCGCAGCCGAATCGGCAGCTATTTACCGTCCGCAAAATCCTGAGGTGGTATACCAGGCACTGGAGCTGCTCGGGAGGTACCAGTTCCCGATCCTCAATCTCGACCTGATCTACGGGCTGCCGGGCCAGACGGTGGATTCCTGGCTGTACTCGCTGGGACAGGCGCTGCTGCATGAACCGCAGGAGATTTTTATCTATCCGCTCTACACCCGCGAGCATACGATCGTGAAGCCGGGCGATTTGCTGCGTCACGAGGATCTGCGGCATGAGTGCTATATTGCCGCCTGCCGCCTGCTCGCTGAGCATGGCTACCGCCAGTATTCGATGCGGCGGTTCGCCAAAGAAGAGGCCGGCACGGACAAGGCCATCCTCGACTACAGCTGCCAGGAGGAAGGCATGGTCGGGCTCGGCTGCGGCGCCCGCTCCTACACGCGGGAGGTGCATTACGCCTCCCGCTATGGGGTCAGCCGCAAGGCCACGGAGAGCATCATTGCCGACTACGTGTCAGCGGAGCGTTATGACACGGCAGATTACGGCATCGTGCTGAGTCTCGCCGAGCAGAAGCGGCGGTTCATTCTGAAGGCCATCCTGCACAGCGAGGGGCTGCGGCTGGCTGATTACAGCGAACGCTTCTCAACTTCGCTGTGGGACGACTATCCCGAGCTTGGCCTGCTGCTGGAGAGCGGTTTGGGTGAGCTGCAGTATGAGGACCGGAGTGTGGAGCTGCTTGAGGACCAGCACGGGGATCAGGGTGTGACTCAGAATGATGCACGGGATACTATTCAGGATGATGAACACCGTGATGCTCAGCGCGGGGACCAGAATGATATTCTGCGGTTAACCCCTGAGGGGCTGGGTTACTCCGACTCGATCGGTGACTGGTTTATCTCGGGGGACATCCGGGAGCGTATGGAAGGATTTATTTTGCCATGA
- a CDS encoding STM4013/SEN3800 family hydrolase, whose protein sequence is MTDMNAIVGTHDILMITLDTLRYDAAVLEEGNCPNLCGTGSWEKRHTPGSFTYAAHHAFFGGFLPTPANTDKASHVRLFHSKNTGMKTHPHTWLFDTPDLVSGLAGEGYRTVCIGGVIFFTKKVPLARILPGYFQQSYWRMTFGVTNPRSTEHQVNHALKVLDNTPLDQRLFLFLNVSAIHGPNHMFLPGARKDSVDSQRAALRYADGELGRLFARFRERDNPVFCMAFSDHGTAYGEDGYEGHRLAHETVWNVPYREFIL, encoded by the coding sequence ATGACTGATATGAATGCCATTGTCGGCACCCATGATATTCTGATGATTACGCTCGATACCCTGCGTTATGATGCTGCCGTGCTGGAGGAAGGTAACTGCCCTAACCTTTGCGGCACCGGCTCCTGGGAAAAAAGGCACACCCCCGGCAGCTTCACCTACGCCGCACACCATGCCTTTTTCGGCGGCTTCCTGCCGACTCCCGCTAACACGGACAAAGCCTCCCATGTGCGGCTGTTCCATTCCAAAAACACCGGGATGAAAACCCATCCCCACACCTGGCTGTTCGACACCCCGGATCTTGTATCCGGACTTGCCGGAGAGGGCTATCGTACAGTGTGCATCGGCGGGGTTATTTTTTTCACCAAAAAAGTGCCCTTAGCTCGCATCCTGCCCGGTTACTTCCAGCAAAGCTACTGGCGGATGACCTTCGGTGTCACGAATCCGCGCTCCACGGAGCATCAGGTGAATCATGCCTTGAAGGTGCTGGACAACACCCCGCTGGATCAGCGGCTGTTCCTGTTCCTCAACGTGTCTGCCATTCACGGGCCTAACCACATGTTCCTGCCGGGTGCCCGGAAGGATTCCGTAGACAGCCAGCGCGCCGCCCTGCGTTATGCCGACGGGGAGCTGGGACGGTTGTTCGCGCGGTTCCGGGAACGCGACAATCCGGTTTTTTGCATGGCTTTTTCAGACCATGGCACCGCCTACGGGGAAGATGGCTATGAGGGGCACCGGCTGGCACATGAGACGGTTTGGAATGTCCCTTACCGGGAGTTTATCCTCTAG
- a CDS encoding STM4014 family protein, producing MMQEAQPLVLLCSPGDKRSAGIQQARSRLGLPPALLISYHELLQGASLAELLERQAQGGRVAELLERQALGGLTAGQAEQQMPAAQAVPLLRLESPGGSFEAERALIALGAPDTGEQDDSLHPFGQQCDPYPLSVRAAGRLKDTPGVLHHPSQWFRGYCRLLARLQREAAALLPAARWQNHPGDIAGMTDKRRTQQLLAAAGVPVPRPLGGSQPPSGYESLRELMLAERMHRVFIKLACGSAASGVVAYQINPTTGAELAVTTIGVEQYITRPPVYYNAGKLRRYTDSAVLKEIINWLYSHGAYAEQWIPKAGLAGGSFDIRQLVVLGEAGHSVARVSTTPITNLHLRSRRMTPLEAGLTEAEQEQVRRTAVQALAAFPRSAVAGIDVLVSSGSGGVKRTYVADVNPFGDLLYDVEYEGLGTYEWEMKKLTEYRTLST from the coding sequence ATGATGCAGGAAGCGCAGCCGCTGGTCCTGCTGTGCAGCCCCGGCGACAAGCGTTCGGCCGGGATTCAGCAGGCACGCAGCAGGCTTGGGCTGCCCCCTGCTCTGCTCATTTCGTACCATGAGCTGCTGCAGGGTGCTTCGCTGGCGGAGCTGCTGGAGCGCCAGGCACAAGGCGGCCGGGTAGCGGAGCTGCTGGAGCGGCAAGCACTGGGCGGACTGACGGCTGGGCAAGCAGAGCAGCAAATGCCAGCCGCACAGGCTGTCCCGCTGCTGCGGCTGGAGTCGCCCGGCGGCAGCTTCGAAGCCGAGCGGGCCCTTATTGCTCTCGGCGCCCCGGATACCGGGGAGCAGGATGATTCGCTGCACCCCTTCGGGCAGCAGTGCGATCCCTACCCGCTCAGCGTCCGGGCCGCCGGACGGCTGAAGGATACGCCGGGTGTGCTACACCACCCGTCCCAGTGGTTCCGCGGCTACTGCCGGCTGCTGGCCAGGCTTCAGCGCGAAGCCGCCGCACTGCTGCCGGCCGCCCGCTGGCAGAATCATCCCGGCGATATTGCCGGGATGACGGACAAGCGCCGGACGCAGCAGCTTCTGGCAGCGGCCGGCGTTCCGGTTCCCCGGCCGCTTGGCGGCAGCCAGCCGCCGAGCGGATATGAATCGCTCAGGGAGCTGATGCTGGCGGAGCGGATGCACCGGGTCTTCATCAAGCTGGCTTGCGGCTCAGCCGCTTCCGGCGTGGTTGCTTATCAGATTAATCCAACCACGGGGGCTGAGCTGGCTGTGACTACCATCGGGGTCGAGCAGTACATTACCCGTCCCCCAGTGTACTATAATGCCGGTAAGCTGCGGCGCTACACGGACTCTGCAGTCCTGAAGGAAATCATTAACTGGCTCTACAGTCACGGCGCATATGCCGAGCAATGGATTCCCAAGGCCGGATTAGCAGGAGGTTCCTTTGATATCCGCCAGCTGGTCGTCCTTGGTGAAGCCGGCCATTCTGTAGCCCGGGTCAGCACGACACCGATTACTAACCTGCACCTGCGCAGCCGGCGGATGACACCGCTGGAGGCCGGACTGACGGAAGCGGAGCAGGAACAGGTACGGCGCACAGCCGTGCAGGCACTGGCCGCTTTCCCCCGCTCGGCGGTCGCAGGAATCGATGTTCTTGTCTCTTCCGGGTCAGGCGGCGTAAAGCGCACTTATGTGGCTGATGTGAACCCTTTTGGCGACCTGCTGTACGATGTTGAATATGAAGGCCTCGGCACTTACGAATGGGAAATGAAAAAACTGACGGAATACCGGACTTTATCCACTTAG